From one Haloferax marinisediminis genomic stretch:
- a CDS encoding glycosyltransferase family 4 protein: MRVCFVSNVVYPYVTGGAEKRIHEIATRLSDNGHDVTIYGRHFWDGPSEIEHEGVTLRAVAPETDLYSDDRRSITEAIDFAARLAYPLSKQLHKNDHDLVVASVFPYFPVLSSKLASLGTDVPVITTWHEVWQDYWNDYLGALAPFGKFVEHLTVRVPQNPIAVSGITADRLADIGPDRDDIEVVPNGIDVDQIRNAPLPEKRDQESFDVLFAGRLIADKNVSLLLDAFDSVANEYDVTLGIVGDGPEFDRLQRQAENLNHTDRVDFLGFLDEYEDVLGHMRAADVFASPSTREGFGITYAEAMAADCTVIGAQHPESAASEVIGDAGYLAEPTVDSVTESLKRALAGETPATQPTKRAEQYDWDSVAEQAEKTYKRAINRRW, translated from the coding sequence ATGCGAGTCTGTTTTGTCTCGAATGTCGTTTATCCCTACGTGACCGGAGGCGCAGAAAAACGCATCCACGAAATCGCTACCCGCCTCTCCGACAATGGCCACGACGTGACAATCTACGGCCGCCACTTCTGGGACGGCCCCTCCGAAATAGAACACGAGGGCGTCACTCTCCGCGCAGTCGCCCCGGAAACAGACCTCTACAGTGACGACCGACGCTCGATCACTGAAGCAATCGACTTCGCCGCTCGGCTCGCCTATCCCCTCTCCAAACAACTCCATAAGAACGACCACGACCTCGTGGTCGCCTCTGTCTTCCCCTACTTCCCAGTTCTCTCGTCGAAACTCGCGTCTCTCGGCACCGACGTCCCAGTCATTACGACGTGGCACGAGGTGTGGCAAGATTACTGGAACGACTACCTCGGTGCACTCGCACCCTTCGGAAAGTTCGTCGAACACCTCACAGTTCGAGTCCCCCAAAACCCAATCGCCGTCTCGGGAATCACCGCTGACCGCCTCGCTGACATCGGTCCGGACAGAGACGATATCGAAGTTGTTCCGAACGGTATCGACGTTGACCAAATACGCAACGCCCCACTTCCCGAAAAACGAGACCAAGAATCGTTCGACGTGCTCTTCGCCGGGCGGCTCATCGCCGATAAGAACGTTTCACTGCTCCTCGACGCCTTTGACTCGGTCGCCAACGAGTACGACGTGACGCTCGGCATCGTTGGAGATGGTCCAGAGTTCGACCGTCTCCAACGCCAAGCAGAGAACCTCAATCACACCGACCGAGTGGACTTCCTCGGGTTCCTCGACGAGTACGAAGACGTGCTTGGGCACATGCGTGCAGCAGATGTGTTCGCCTCCCCATCGACCCGTGAAGGCTTCGGCATCACCTACGCCGAGGCGATGGCTGCCGACTGTACCGTCATCGGGGCACAACATCCCGAGTCGGCCGCGAGTGAGGTTATCGGCGACGCGGGGTATCTCGCCGAGCCAACCGTCGATTCAGTCACGGAGTCACTAAAACGGGCACTTGCAGGTGAGACGCCGGCGACCCAACCCACGAAGCGTGCCGAGCAATACGATTGGGACAGCGTCGCGGAGCAGGCTGAGAAGACGTACAAACGCGCGATTAACCGACGTTGGTGA
- a CDS encoding winged helix-turn-helix domain-containing protein → MTDIKLNPTDRVILQMLREGRCTPSYIADEHDYSRQNVTNRLNRLVEHGYVDKVHTGLYELVKDPGQTN, encoded by the coding sequence ATGACCGATATCAAACTCAACCCGACTGACCGCGTGATTCTCCAAATGCTCCGAGAGGGGCGTTGTACACCTTCGTATATCGCCGACGAACACGACTACAGCAGACAGAACGTCACGAACCGACTCAACCGATTGGTCGAACACGGATACGTCGACAAAGTTCACACCGGGTTATACGAACTCGTCAAAGACCCCGGTCAGACTAACTAG
- a CDS encoding sulfatase, whose product MTTDWDNIVLLSADALRADHLSCHGYHRETSPVLDELAEEGLHFTNAYSASSHTREAVPALLTGEYPDTAVGSDYRLATDTIASTLSEEGFATGGFHSNPFVSRAYGFDEGFDKFDDDLHLGQHKLIALAQRALDKLRNRHYARAEEINERSLEWIDSLDDDQRFFIWNHYMDTHGPYEPPGEYATLYREDRVSDREAASLYQRAIKDPGSITENEHQLLIDLYDAEIRYNDEKIGEFLDELQERGLLEESLLVVTADHGDAFGEHGYYEHPRYLHDEITHVPLFVRPAGGADGREVSVPTSTLDVAATIERAVGREVRSGGVPLTEAPSEDRTVFLQARGEDEHSHLRRYSLRTNEGSCFCERDRETNAVEFVECSDRSLRERLEAHVDERTRREGGDGEKDGEEVDEEIERRLSALGYKE is encoded by the coding sequence ATGACCACTGACTGGGATAACATCGTCCTCTTGTCAGCCGACGCCCTTCGCGCTGACCACCTCTCCTGTCACGGATACCATCGAGAAACCTCACCCGTGTTAGACGAACTCGCAGAAGAGGGCCTGCACTTCACGAACGCCTACAGCGCGAGTTCGCACACGCGCGAAGCGGTCCCAGCATTGCTGACCGGGGAATATCCAGACACTGCGGTCGGGTCTGATTACCGCCTCGCTACGGATACGATCGCCTCGACGCTATCCGAAGAAGGGTTCGCGACCGGGGGCTTTCACTCGAATCCGTTCGTCTCTCGGGCGTACGGCTTCGACGAGGGCTTCGATAAGTTCGACGACGACCTGCACCTCGGCCAGCACAAACTGATTGCGTTGGCACAGCGTGCACTCGACAAGCTTCGAAATCGGCACTACGCTCGCGCCGAGGAGATCAACGAGCGATCGTTGGAGTGGATCGACTCCCTCGACGACGACCAACGGTTCTTCATCTGGAATCACTACATGGACACCCACGGTCCGTACGAACCTCCGGGGGAGTACGCGACACTGTATCGGGAGGATCGGGTTTCTGACCGGGAAGCGGCTTCGCTGTACCAACGCGCCATCAAGGATCCAGGGTCGATCACGGAGAACGAGCATCAATTGTTGATCGACCTGTACGATGCCGAGATTCGGTACAACGACGAGAAGATCGGAGAGTTTCTCGACGAACTTCAGGAGCGGGGCCTGCTGGAGGAGTCGCTGCTGGTCGTCACCGCCGACCACGGCGACGCCTTCGGGGAGCACGGCTACTACGAGCACCCGCGGTACCTCCACGATGAGATCACCCACGTTCCACTGTTCGTCCGCCCGGCCGGCGGTGCCGACGGTCGGGAGGTGTCGGTCCCGACGAGCACGCTCGATGTGGCCGCTACGATTGAGCGCGCGGTCGGCCGCGAGGTTCGCTCTGGGGGCGTGCCGCTGACGGAGGCACCGTCGGAGGACAGGACGGTGTTCCTGCAGGCCCGCGGGGAAGACGAGCACAGCCACCTGCGGCGCTACTCGCTGCGGACGAACGAGGGTTCGTGTTTCTGCGAGCGCGACCGGGAGACCAACGCAGTCGAATTTGTCGAGTGCTCCGACCGGTCGCTGCGGGAGCGACTGGAAGCGCACGTCGACGAGCGGACCCGCCGAGAGGGCGGCGACGGCGAGAAAGACGGCGAGGAGGTCGACGAGGAGATCGAACGGCGACTGAGCGCGCTGGGGTACAAGGAGTAG
- a CDS encoding flippase has protein sequence MSDGSSRLGSLALSSGTLLFGRIFGKLANVAGLALLTRELTSSNFGVVMLAYTISSVIGLICVCGIPNGLASLLPRLDGKRKIRVLLSGISISIAGGLIGSTLLVFFRKEISMVTSEPQLTTILVPFAAFGFLFGLSKSVTGVLRGYKLSTEATLSRDIIAESLSLAFLVFWFLSWESFEGVYVYWWLIPITSILVGSVLFLRKISELPFSFPQVDDYKYILDFSWPLTIESGFVVLMSNIDVILIGVFLTSTPVGIYKAAQPIAMSMVIILTSFTFLYLPLASEMYENGELKELNNLYKICTKWIITFSIPLTTVIIAYSETILSTVYQQEFAAGATALSILTIGVFLRTFFGPNGAMIKAISKTTVDLYASVASLLTNLCLNLFLIPRIGMVGAAIATATGFTVFNLIEVVVTYKSVKMQPISKENIQIILTVIIFGGVARQFLGDTVGSLFLFSLLVGIVSLISSLVVADSTEERRLTREFTTKVSEMF, from the coding sequence ATGAGTGACGGGTCTTCTCGGCTTGGATCGCTTGCACTTTCGTCTGGAACCTTATTATTCGGAAGGATATTCGGGAAACTGGCTAATGTAGCCGGTCTCGCCTTACTTACGCGAGAATTAACCAGCAGCAATTTTGGTGTCGTTATGCTTGCCTACACTATCTCTTCAGTTATCGGCCTGATATGTGTGTGTGGCATCCCTAACGGTTTAGCTAGTTTGTTACCACGGTTAGACGGGAAAAGGAAAATCAGGGTTTTGTTATCCGGAATCTCTATCTCGATAGCTGGTGGTCTCATAGGCTCAACTTTGCTCGTTTTCTTCCGAAAAGAGATTTCGATGGTCACCAGCGAACCGCAACTAACCACTATATTAGTTCCGTTTGCAGCTTTTGGATTTCTCTTTGGGCTTTCGAAGTCTGTGACCGGGGTCCTTCGAGGTTACAAGTTGTCCACCGAGGCGACCCTTTCCAGAGATATAATTGCCGAATCGCTCTCATTAGCTTTTCTAGTATTTTGGTTTCTCTCCTGGGAGTCATTTGAGGGGGTCTATGTCTATTGGTGGTTGATTCCTATCACTTCCATTCTTGTTGGGTCAGTGCTCTTTCTCAGGAAGATAAGTGAACTTCCCTTTAGTTTTCCGCAGGTTGACGATTACAAGTATATATTGGACTTTTCTTGGCCATTGACGATCGAATCTGGCTTCGTTGTCTTGATGTCTAATATTGATGTGATACTTATCGGTGTTTTTCTGACGTCCACACCAGTAGGGATCTATAAAGCAGCCCAACCAATTGCAATGTCAATGGTAATTATACTAACTTCGTTCACCTTCTTGTATCTGCCATTGGCTTCCGAGATGTACGAGAATGGAGAGCTGAAGGAACTCAACAATCTATACAAGATATGTACAAAATGGATTATCACCTTTTCAATTCCTCTGACTACGGTTATCATTGCTTACTCTGAAACGATTCTAAGTACAGTATATCAGCAGGAGTTCGCAGCCGGTGCAACGGCGTTATCTATCTTAACAATAGGCGTTTTTTTGCGTACCTTTTTTGGACCAAACGGCGCTATGATCAAGGCGATTTCCAAAACCACTGTTGATTTATATGCCTCTGTCGCGAGTCTTCTTACGAATCTCTGTTTGAATCTGTTTCTCATTCCAAGAATTGGAATGGTTGGGGCGGCAATCGCCACTGCTACAGGGTTCACCGTCTTTAATCTCATAGAGGTAGTTGTCACATACAAGTCAGTAAAGATGCAACCCATATCTAAAGAAAACATTCAAATTATCCTCACTGTAATCATATTTGGCGGGGTAGCCCGTCAGTTCTTGGGAGACACAGTTGGATCCTTATTCCTGTTTTCTCTCTTGGTAGGGATAGTTTCTCTAATTTCATCGCTAGTAGTTGCTGACTCTACCGAAGAACGAAGGCTAACCCGTGAGTTTACTACCAAGGTATCGGAGATGTTCTAG
- a CDS encoding sulfatase: MDNPNVIILVLDSLRFDYVSPESNKSSNTPNIGDLITDGTYIDNVYSSGSWTVPAHGSLFTGKLPSETGIGGENRRFDAEQSIAQIASDNGYTSIGASTNPWITDDFGFDRGFDVFEQSFPELPFGSDDPRSVIKNIDGRGNVGEKWCDFIKWTLSSNQLARVGNSIYSFLSDELPYTEADQFNEDVLSLVTEDQSPFFLFANYMDAHEPYMDEDELGENVSWNLESLQSPPTADLTESLRQLYADDVQFLDRHIGEFFDRLRLRGMYDDSLIVLLGDHGQSLGENEYWGHGTFLYESLVKIPLVIKPPSDMSPIPDIPAPTSITDLFDFLFEVVNGRSDQIDFNSIFGNEYVVTESYGPHESLLVDGVSSDGYRGLATEDCYGIINLSTADVTTNMVEDSCLRELESIIESKKELTTKLTDTTVTGEVDQVVEQRLEQLGYK; encoded by the coding sequence ATGGACAATCCGAACGTAATCATTCTTGTGCTTGATTCGTTGAGATTTGATTACGTATCTCCAGAATCTAATAAAAGCTCAAACACGCCAAACATAGGAGATCTAATAACTGATGGAACATACATCGATAACGTTTATTCTTCCGGGTCGTGGACAGTTCCCGCACATGGGTCTCTCTTCACGGGGAAATTACCTTCTGAAACCGGGATTGGTGGTGAGAATCGCCGATTTGATGCGGAACAATCAATTGCACAAATAGCAAGCGATAACGGATACACTTCTATAGGAGCTTCAACCAACCCATGGATAACTGATGACTTTGGATTCGATCGGGGTTTTGACGTCTTTGAGCAAAGCTTTCCAGAACTACCGTTCGGAAGTGACGACCCGAGGAGCGTAATTAAAAACATTGACGGTAGAGGAAATGTCGGAGAGAAGTGGTGTGACTTCATAAAGTGGACGTTATCGTCGAACCAATTAGCTAGAGTTGGGAATTCCATTTACTCATTCCTCTCCGATGAACTACCGTACACAGAAGCCGACCAGTTCAACGAAGATGTCTTGAGTTTGGTGACAGAAGATCAATCGCCGTTTTTCTTATTTGCTAATTATATGGATGCGCATGAACCATACATGGACGAAGACGAGCTCGGTGAAAATGTTAGTTGGAATTTGGAGAGTCTCCAGTCACCACCGACTGCTGACTTGACGGAGAGTCTCCGCCAGCTGTACGCTGATGACGTCCAATTTCTAGACAGACACATTGGTGAATTCTTTGATAGGCTTAGATTGAGAGGGATGTACGATGACTCGTTAATCGTTTTACTTGGTGACCATGGCCAATCTTTGGGAGAAAATGAGTACTGGGGCCATGGGACTTTCCTGTACGAATCGCTAGTCAAGATCCCACTCGTCATCAAGCCTCCATCCGACATGTCACCTATACCTGACATACCTGCGCCCACAAGTATCACAGATTTATTTGATTTCTTATTTGAAGTCGTAAATGGAAGGTCTGACCAGATTGACTTTAATTCCATCTTTGGGAATGAATATGTAGTGACTGAATCTTACGGGCCACACGAATCGCTTTTGGTAGACGGTGTCTCAAGCGACGGTTACAGGGGACTAGCCACGGAGGATTGTTATGGAATTATCAATCTTAGTACTGCTGATGTTACGACAAATATGGTGGAAGATAGCTGTCTCCGGGAGCTTGAATCAATCATTGAATCCAAGAAGGAGTTAACCACAAAGCTAACGGACACAACCGTGACTGGTGAAGTAGATCAGGTAGTCGAGCAACGATTGGAACAGCTAGGGTACAAATGA
- a CDS encoding sulfatase: MADNVVVVTLDSVRADHTTVGGYSKNTTPTLEQLAQVNFLNARSNAPCTPHSMPSALTGLLPLSDGVLALQEKDTIPKYLQESGYQTCFVNSNIQIPRFNYHSDFGTHIDFSNISDDSSESSRIASEIFDKGKKFLDSGGVSGKIGVMLKDSYHRFAGVLQPHVEDQKLVEEAIDWMSAVEEPFFIWIHFMDTHYPYNFAEEHFEQVSEFSFNENRYARLLTRAMTHTRKGNFVWELDKEQQQYLRDAYDASILQADENISKLVDEIDLDSTLFICSSDHGEELWDHGCFGHAGRPSIPREMTLYEEMLRIPLVFAGDVPVQDEKEISAPVSLLDLAPTILSEAGTELTSRNFHGQNILQDSIKEDREIIAHSTSPGDPVDFNNNSNSKWLASLIKYRTKMVIDSRDNREIFNVENGREQPLNDLCEENREEYLTTINNSVSLSHSDENIEINENTEERLKELGYLG, encoded by the coding sequence ATGGCGGATAACGTAGTTGTCGTCACTTTGGATTCGGTAAGAGCCGACCACACGACTGTAGGTGGATACTCTAAAAACACTACTCCTACACTCGAGCAGCTTGCCCAAGTGAATTTCCTCAACGCTAGATCTAATGCACCGTGTACTCCACATTCAATGCCCTCCGCACTTACCGGACTACTCCCGCTTTCAGACGGTGTTCTTGCTTTGCAGGAGAAGGATACCATCCCAAAATATCTTCAAGAAAGTGGGTATCAAACCTGTTTTGTTAATTCTAACATCCAAATCCCGAGATTTAATTACCATAGTGATTTCGGCACTCACATTGACTTTTCAAATATATCCGATGATAGCTCTGAATCCTCCAGAATAGCCAGCGAGATATTCGATAAAGGGAAGAAGTTTCTTGATTCTGGGGGTGTCTCCGGTAAGATCGGGGTGATGCTGAAGGACAGTTACCATCGCTTCGCTGGAGTCCTGCAGCCTCACGTCGAAGACCAAAAACTAGTTGAAGAAGCGATTGATTGGATGTCGGCTGTTGAAGAACCGTTTTTCATTTGGATACACTTTATGGATACACATTATCCGTATAACTTTGCAGAAGAACACTTCGAACAGGTATCAGAGTTCTCTTTCAATGAAAATCGATACGCGCGTCTCCTCACACGGGCTATGACGCATACCCGGAAAGGTAACTTCGTTTGGGAACTCGACAAAGAGCAACAACAATACCTACGTGATGCTTACGATGCTAGTATCCTACAGGCGGACGAGAACATATCTAAATTAGTGGACGAAATCGACCTTGATAGTACACTTTTCATCTGTTCCTCTGATCACGGAGAAGAACTTTGGGATCACGGATGCTTTGGACATGCCGGTCGCCCCTCGATCCCGAGGGAAATGACACTGTACGAGGAAATGTTACGTATTCCACTCGTGTTTGCAGGTGATGTACCTGTGCAAGACGAAAAAGAGATATCTGCTCCAGTGAGTCTACTTGATCTTGCGCCAACAATACTATCTGAAGCTGGGACAGAATTGACCTCAAGGAATTTCCACGGTCAAAATATATTACAGGACTCAATCAAAGAGGACAGAGAAATTATTGCTCATTCGACCTCACCGGGGGATCCCGTTGATTTCAATAACAATTCTAACTCTAAGTGGTTGGCTTCGTTAATCAAGTATCGAACGAAAATGGTGATCGATAGCAGGGATAACCGTGAAATTTTCAATGTCGAGAATGGAAGAGAACAGCCTCTCAATGACTTATGTGAGGAGAATCGTGAAGAATATCTTACAACGATCAACAATTCAGTCTCTCTTAGTCATAGTGACGAAAATATAGAAATCAATGAAAACACTGAGGAACGGTTGAAAGAACTTGGTTACCTAGGTTAG
- a CDS encoding glycosyltransferase family 2 protein produces the protein MNEPVSVILVNYNTSNYTNSCIESLLDSDYKNLEIIVVDNNSDSSDIQQLEEFDKTEFYYLEENIGFAGACNYGAQKSIGEFIFFLNNDTELESDTISLLVEKVRNPEVGAVTPQVRFHHNQSVIDRDVGYFDTLAYGWHPRQQMGADELKSSEEVIESPWISGCAFMTTKDVLKTVGYFDEDFFMYCEDLELSIRIRKRGYRLQVVNDAIVYHKYSASSKDDVEIDRSSFQIKHQSKNRMKIIFKHYPHKHIVAYFPHLVLSNAYWCLVLASDDGISSAATQVKELIKYSLLGVVDRGDHGSNANWIEMMTKNGFRDYLNIALNRSETYNENQF, from the coding sequence ATGAATGAACCCGTCTCCGTTATTTTGGTAAATTACAATACGAGCAATTACACTAACAGCTGTATTGAGTCACTGTTAGATTCGGACTATAAGAACCTAGAGATAATAGTTGTAGACAACAATTCCGATTCAAGCGATATACAACAGTTAGAAGAATTTGACAAGACGGAATTCTATTATCTGGAGGAGAACATTGGATTTGCAGGGGCATGTAATTACGGTGCACAGAAGTCGATTGGTGAATTCATTTTCTTCCTTAACAACGATACTGAACTTGAATCCGACACAATATCATTATTAGTGGAGAAGGTTCGGAATCCTGAGGTCGGTGCAGTAACTCCTCAAGTTAGGTTTCACCACAATCAATCTGTAATCGACCGAGACGTAGGTTATTTCGATACGTTAGCGTATGGGTGGCATCCGCGGCAACAAATGGGTGCAGATGAGTTGAAGTCGTCGGAAGAGGTGATTGAGTCCCCTTGGATCTCCGGCTGTGCATTTATGACGACAAAAGATGTTCTCAAAACAGTCGGCTACTTTGACGAAGATTTCTTTATGTACTGTGAAGATCTGGAACTCTCTATTCGCATCAGAAAACGGGGATACCGTCTCCAAGTTGTAAACGATGCTATCGTGTACCACAAATACTCTGCTTCATCAAAGGACGATGTTGAAATTGATCGGAGTTCCTTCCAAATCAAACATCAATCAAAAAACCGAATGAAGATAATATTTAAACACTATCCCCACAAGCACATAGTTGCTTATTTTCCGCATTTGGTTCTTAGTAATGCGTACTGGTGTCTGGTATTGGCGAGCGACGATGGAATATCAAGTGCCGCAACACAGGTCAAAGAATTAATTAAATATTCGTTATTAGGTGTAGTAGACCGGGGAGACCATGGTAGTAATGCCAACTGGATAGAAATGATGACTAAAAATGGTTTTCGAGATTACCTCAACATCGCGTTGAACCGGTCTGAAACGTATAACGAAAACCAATTCTAA
- a CDS encoding dTDP-4-dehydrorhamnose 3,5-epimerase family protein: protein MTMIHGVEIKNLQVNADERGHLVEVFREDWDEYDIDPAMSYYSMTYPGVVRAWHRHLEGQIDHFVCPKGRIKVGVYDDREDSPTQGELDTFIIGEHNQKVIRIPGDCWHGFKAIGDEPAFLINYPTNLYDYEDPDEERIPYDDDRIPYDWNAEIHG, encoded by the coding sequence ATGACAATGATACACGGAGTTGAAATCAAAAATCTCCAGGTAAATGCCGACGAGCGCGGCCACCTCGTTGAAGTATTCCGCGAAGATTGGGACGAGTACGACATTGACCCCGCCATGTCCTACTACTCGATGACCTACCCAGGTGTCGTCAGAGCCTGGCACCGACACCTCGAAGGCCAAATCGACCACTTCGTCTGCCCGAAGGGTCGTATCAAAGTCGGCGTTTACGACGACAGGGAGGACTCCCCAACCCAAGGCGAGCTTGACACGTTCATCATCGGCGAGCACAACCAGAAAGTCATCCGCATTCCGGGCGACTGCTGGCACGGGTTCAAAGCCATCGGCGACGAGCCGGCGTTCCTCATCAACTACCCGACGAACCTCTACGACTACGAGGACCCCGACGAAGAGCGAATTCCGTACGACGACGATAGAATTCCGTACGACTGGAACGCCGAAATCCACGGCTGA
- a CDS encoding glucose-1-phosphate thymidylyltransferase — MKGVLLSGGTGSRLRPITHTGPKQLVPVANKPVLEYAIEDLKEAGITEIGVILGHKGREEIQDLLGDGSEYGVEITYIVQGNPLGLAHAAGCAKDFVGDDDFVMYLGDNILKQGVVDLVESFESGDYGAGIALQEVDNPQQFGIADVDAEGNVTQLIEKPDEPPTNLALIGMYVFSSAVFDAIERLEPSWRGELEITDAIQSLLEDGYAIDSHVVEGWWKDTGKPEDILEANQLVLEDKSLRKSGTVESDATVDGRVELHETATIEDGAVVRGPVSIDEGSVIKSGTYVGPYTSVGANSTLDGVHIENSVVIGNSTIETSGRIVDSLLGKGANVGSADEFLPEGRRLVVGENSQLKL, encoded by the coding sequence ATGAAAGGCGTCTTACTCTCGGGGGGGACTGGGTCTCGACTTCGGCCCATTACCCACACCGGACCGAAGCAACTCGTCCCAGTAGCGAACAAACCAGTCCTTGAGTACGCGATCGAGGACCTCAAAGAAGCGGGCATCACCGAGATTGGAGTCATCCTCGGACACAAAGGCCGCGAAGAGATCCAAGACCTCCTTGGCGACGGCTCTGAGTACGGAGTCGAGATTACGTACATCGTCCAGGGGAACCCACTCGGCCTCGCACACGCGGCAGGGTGTGCGAAAGACTTCGTCGGTGACGACGACTTTGTGATGTACCTCGGCGACAACATCCTCAAACAGGGTGTCGTCGATCTCGTCGAAAGCTTCGAATCGGGGGACTACGGAGCAGGTATCGCACTCCAAGAGGTAGACAACCCACAGCAGTTCGGCATCGCAGATGTCGACGCTGAGGGCAACGTCACCCAACTCATCGAGAAACCTGATGAGCCGCCGACGAACCTTGCGCTCATCGGGATGTACGTCTTCTCTTCTGCAGTCTTCGATGCAATCGAACGACTTGAACCCTCCTGGCGTGGTGAACTCGAAATCACAGACGCGATTCAATCACTCCTCGAAGACGGGTACGCGATCGACTCCCACGTCGTCGAAGGCTGGTGGAAAGACACTGGGAAACCAGAGGACATCCTCGAAGCGAATCAACTCGTCCTCGAAGACAAGTCACTCCGAAAGAGCGGAACGGTCGAATCTGACGCAACCGTTGACGGTCGCGTCGAACTCCACGAGACGGCGACCATCGAAGACGGTGCCGTCGTCCGTGGCCCGGTTTCGATCGACGAAGGCTCGGTCATCAAGTCCGGAACCTACGTGGGGCCGTACACGTCGGTCGGTGCCAACTCGACACTCGATGGAGTGCACATCGAGAATTCAGTCGTCATCGGTAACTCGACGATCGAGACGTCCGGTCGAATCGTCGACAGCCTCCTCGGCAAAGGTGCGAACGTCGGCAGTGCAGACGAGTTCCTCCCTGAAGGCCGAAGACTCGTGGTCGGCGAGAACTCTCAACTGAAACTCTAA
- the rfbD gene encoding dTDP-4-dehydrorhamnose reductase, giving the protein MRTLVIGANGLLGSVVVKTLKERGADVVGGYHSEPPEFEIPLHELDITDTERVAALVDEHDVDTVINCAAYTDVDGCETNPELAAQVNGVAPGEIAEVCTTRNIDFVHFSTDYVFAGDTDEHYAEDTDTDPVQEYGASKLAGEKSVRDADSESLILRLSFVYGARGDTKSITGFPQWVASTLSSGDEVPLFTDQCFTPSRAGHVAEATLDLLEANDSGTFHVASQSAVTPYEFGEQICELIGSDESLIAQSSMSDLNRDAARPQNSSLDVSKIEAELGRPQPTLRDDLEEIEGAFSDYML; this is encoded by the coding sequence ATGCGTACTCTCGTTATTGGGGCGAACGGGTTACTTGGGAGCGTCGTCGTTAAGACGCTCAAAGAACGCGGTGCTGACGTCGTTGGAGGATATCATTCGGAACCCCCGGAATTCGAGATTCCACTTCACGAATTAGATATCACGGACACCGAACGTGTCGCAGCACTCGTGGATGAGCACGATGTGGATACTGTGATTAACTGTGCTGCATACACTGACGTCGATGGTTGCGAGACGAACCCAGAGCTTGCAGCACAGGTGAACGGTGTCGCACCAGGGGAGATCGCAGAAGTCTGCACTACGCGAAATATCGACTTCGTTCACTTCTCTACTGATTACGTCTTCGCAGGAGATACAGACGAACACTACGCAGAAGATACAGACACCGATCCAGTCCAGGAGTACGGTGCTTCGAAGCTTGCTGGTGAGAAGTCTGTTCGAGATGCGGACTCTGAGTCGTTGATTCTCAGACTATCGTTCGTCTACGGAGCTCGAGGGGACACGAAAAGTATCACTGGGTTCCCACAGTGGGTCGCTTCGACGCTCAGTTCTGGTGATGAAGTCCCTCTGTTCACAGATCAGTGCTTCACACCTAGTCGAGCAGGCCACGTTGCAGAGGCGACGCTCGACCTCCTCGAAGCGAATGATAGTGGAACCTTCCACGTGGCAAGTCAGTCGGCCGTCACTCCGTACGAATTTGGAGAGCAGATTTGTGAACTGATTGGCTCCGACGAATCGCTCATTGCCCAGTCCTCGATGTCCGACCTCAATCGTGACGCTGCACGACCACAGAATTCGTCCTTGGATGTCTCGAAAATCGAAGCTGAGCTCGGGCGACCACAGCCAACGCTCAGAGACGACCTCGAGGAAATCGAGGGCGCGTTCAGCGACTATATGTTGTAA